One genomic region from Calypte anna isolate BGI_N300 chromosome 17, bCalAnn1_v1.p, whole genome shotgun sequence encodes:
- the STOM gene encoding erythrocyte band 7 integral membrane protein, whose protein sequence is MADHEAGITGKVRREQGDNNTGLGICGWILVITSLFFTVLTFPVSIWMCIKIVKEYERAIIFRLGRILKGGAKGPGLFFVLPCTDSFIKVDMRTISFDIPPQEILTKDSVTINVDGVVYYRVQNATLAVANITNADSATRLLAQTTLRNVLGTKNLSQILSDREEIAHSMQNTLDGATDDWGIKVERVEIKDVKLPVQLQRAMAAEAEAAREARAKVIAAEGEMNASRALKEASMVITESPAALQLRYLQTLTTIAAEKNSTIVFPLPINMLQGIIGGSH, encoded by the exons GTGACAATAATACTGGCCTTGGCATCTGTGGATGGATCCTGGTGATcacttcactttttttcactgtccTTACATTTCCTGTATCAATCTGGATGTGCATAAAG ATTGTGAAGGAATACGAGCGAGCCATCATCTTCAGGCTTGGACGCATCTTAAAAGGGGGAGCAAAGGGACCTG gtttgttttttgtccTGCCCTGCACAGACAGCTTCATCAAAGTTGATATGAGGACCATTTCTTTTGATATTCCTCCTCAAGAG ATCTTGACCAAGGACTCTGTGACAATCAATGTGGATGGAGTGGTTTATTACAGAGTTCAGAATGCCACCCTTGCTGTAGCAAATATCACAAATGCTGACTCTGCCACCCGTCTCTTAGCTCAGACTACTCTGAGGAATGTTCTGGGGACCAAAAACCTTTCTCAGATTCTCTCTGATCGTGAAGAAATTGCACACAGCATGCAG AACACCCTTGATGGTGCAACAGATGATTGGGGCATTAAGGTGGAACGTGTGGAGATCAAGGACGTGAAATTACCtgtccagctgcagagagcaatggcagcagaagcagaagctgcCCGGGAGGCAAGAGCTAAG GTAATTGCAGCTGAAGGTGAAATGAATGCTTCCAGAGCCCTGAAAGAGGCATCTATGGTTATTACAGAGTCccctgctgctcttcagcttcGTTACTTGCAGACCTTGACCACCATTGCTGCAGAGAAGAACTCCACCATCGTCTTCCCCTTGCCCATAAATATGCTGCAGGGTATCATAGGTGGAAGTCACTAG